The Athene noctua chromosome 3, bAthNoc1.hap1.1, whole genome shotgun sequence genome includes a region encoding these proteins:
- the ATF4 gene encoding cyclic AMP-dependent transcription factor ATF-4 gives MSLLNNEMLLGDSLSPFSQPCSVAEESLGLLDDYLEVAKPLSSHGFSSDKAKAVSSNWLAVDSLGNTIDSSQEDAFSGMEWMVEKMDLKEFDFDALLGMEHLEATVSPDELMATLEDTCDLLFNSTIQEFHNKEPPLITDLITHLPESPIGADPMAPLASLWSFPLSPGSLTSTPDHSFSLELGSEVDVLEGERKQEGPTLVVVIAKSEKEEENHSDDSGICMSPDSYLGTPQHSPTNSVGSTNDNQFPTDANCASVRSKPYDHPAEKAVSAKMKGEKKIDKKLKKMEQNKTAATRYRQKKRAEQEALSGECRELEQKNQALKEKADSLSKEIQYLKDLIEEVRKAKGKRARVPE, from the exons ATGAGCCTCTTGAACAACGAGATGCTGTTGGGGGATTCATTATCCCCCTTCAGCCAGCCGTGTTCGGTGGCTGAGGAAAGTCTGGGACTCCTAGATGACTACCTGGAGGTGGCCAAGCCCCTCAGTTCGCATGGGTTCTCCAGCGACAAGGCTAAGGCAGTCTCCTCCAATTGGCTTGCTGTGGACAGTTTAGGCAACACCATAGATAGCAGCCAGG AGGATGCCTTCTCTGGCATGGAGTGGATGGTGGAGAAGATGGATCTGAAGGAATTTGACTTTGATGCCCTGTTAGGTATGGAACATCTGGAAGCCACCGTCTCACCAGACGAGCTGATGGCCACGTTGGAAGACACGTGTGATCTCCTATTTAACTCTACCATCCAGGAATTTCACAACAAAGAACCTCCACTGATAACTGACCTAATCACCCATCTCCCCGAATCTCCAATTGGAGCAGATCCAATGGCCCCACTGGCTTCCCTTTGgtctttccccctttccccaggGTCTCTGACTTCCACTCCAGACCATTCATTTAGTTTAGAACTAGGTAGTGAAGTGGATGttctggaaggagaaagaaaacaggaggGCCCCACCTTAGTGGTAGTGATTGCCAAGtctgagaaagaggaggagaaccATTCTGATGATAGTGGAATATGCATGAGCCCAGACTCCTACCTTGGAACACCCCAGCATAGTCCTACCAATTCAGTTGGATCCACCAATGACAACCAGTTCCCTACAGATGCCAACTGTGCCTCTGTGCGGTCCAAACCGTATGATCATCCTGCAGAGAAGGCAGTGTCAGCAAagatgaaaggagaaaagaaaatagacaaaaaattgaaaaagatGGAGCAGAATAAGACAGCTGCCACACGTTACCGGCAGAAGAAGAGAGCGGAACAGGAGGCATTGTCTGGGGAGTGCAGAGAGTTAGAGCAGAAAAATCAGGCCCTGAAGGAGAAAGCAGATTCCCTGAGTAAGGAAATTCAGTACTTAAAAGATCTGATTGAAGAGGTccgcaaggccaagggcaagagAGCTAGAGTCCCTGAGTAG
- the RPS19BP1 gene encoding active regulator of SIRT1 encodes MSASLLRRGLELLEAPGRGKAPPGLQRGRGGLRAAGTARRRKRAPDPGRNKATVKGRVVKSAIEEYHKKKAVNHLRENLQYMLKGRFVADKAITEQVLAQNRGRKSKDQPPKKVSKKKPEGTVFTEEDFRKFEREYFGRP; translated from the exons ATGTCGGCTTCCCTGCTGCGGCGGGGcttggagctgctggaggcgcCGG GCCGGGGAAAGGCCCCACCGGGACTCCAGCGGGGGCGAGGCGGCCTCAGGGCGGCGGGCACTGCGAGGCGGAGGAAGAGGGCGCCGGATCCCGGGAGGAACAAGGCCACAGTTAAGGGCAGAGTCGTGAAGTCGGCGATAG AGGAGTATCATAAGAAGAAGGCTGTGAATCACTTGAGAGAAAACCTGCAGTACATGTTGAAGGGACGATTTGTTGCAGACAAAGCCATTACAGAACAG GTTCTTGCTCAGAACAGAGGCAGGAAGTCCAAAGATCAGCCTCCAAAGAAGGTGTCAAAGAAGAAGCCCGAGGGAACTGTCTTTACGGAGGAAGATTTCCGTAAATTTGAGAGAGAATACTTTGGGAGACCATAA